A genomic segment from Polyangium mundeleinium encodes:
- a CDS encoding methyl-accepting chemotaxis protein has product MADKTDSNEQKERDPAARRAVTRRKIDVYLDRIVTDVEAIARGDDGRELAAPPADEPRAARLHAALSTLVDSNRKAGRGVAAATRMRTLGQQVAGTLAELLASTRQQAASGSQQAGMVNDITTTIEELNEVGIQNVEKAEGIIQIAEQSEQISQDGQRDVVAAIEGIDRLRQQVELIAAKILDLTERTQQIGEIISSVNEIAEQSKLLALNASIEAAKAGEHGRGFAVVALEIRTLAEQSKQATQQVRSILGEIQKASHSAAMVTEEGSKAATEGSSKVRRIGERLGQLVYVINQTTRAARQITGAMRQQSLGLEQIAQGMKQINMATQETKISVEQAEIALDRLARLTEPIRAHDHGTEA; this is encoded by the coding sequence CGCGGTTACACGGCGCAAGATCGACGTCTACCTCGATCGCATCGTCACCGACGTCGAGGCCATCGCGCGCGGCGACGACGGGCGCGAGCTCGCGGCTCCGCCGGCGGACGAGCCGCGCGCGGCCCGCCTCCACGCGGCGCTCTCCACGCTCGTCGATTCGAACCGGAAGGCGGGCCGCGGGGTCGCGGCCGCGACGCGCATGCGCACGCTCGGCCAGCAGGTCGCGGGCACGCTCGCCGAGCTCCTCGCGAGCACGCGTCAGCAGGCCGCGAGCGGCAGCCAGCAGGCCGGGATGGTCAACGACATCACGACGACCATCGAGGAGCTCAACGAGGTCGGGATCCAGAACGTCGAGAAGGCCGAAGGGATCATCCAGATCGCCGAGCAATCGGAGCAGATCTCGCAGGACGGCCAGCGCGACGTCGTCGCCGCGATCGAGGGCATCGACCGGCTGCGCCAGCAGGTCGAGCTGATCGCGGCCAAGATCCTTGATCTGACCGAGCGCACGCAGCAGATCGGCGAGATCATCAGCAGCGTCAACGAGATCGCCGAGCAGAGCAAGCTGCTCGCCCTGAACGCCTCGATCGAGGCAGCGAAGGCCGGCGAGCACGGACGCGGCTTCGCCGTCGTCGCCCTCGAGATCCGCACGCTCGCCGAGCAGTCGAAGCAAGCGACGCAGCAGGTGCGCTCGATCCTCGGCGAGATCCAGAAGGCGAGCCACAGCGCCGCGATGGTCACCGAGGAGGGCTCGAAGGCCGCGACCGAGGGCAGCTCCAAGGTGCGCCGCATCGGCGAGCGACTCGGGCAGCTCGTCTACGTCATCAACCAGACGACGCGCGCGGCCCGGCAGATCACGGGCGCGATGCGGCAGCAGAGCCTCGGGCTCGAGCAGATCGCCCAGGGCATGAAGCAGATCAACATGGCCACGCAGGAGACGAAGATCAGCGTGGAGCAGGCCGAAATCGCGCTCGATCGGCTGGCCCGATTGACGGAGCCGATCCGGGCCCACGACCACGGCACGGAGGCTTGA